Proteins from one Rhodothermales bacterium genomic window:
- a CDS encoding pyridoxal phosphate-dependent aminotransferase family protein, with protein MEKSAAAERAAERNSRSIFDKTRRFFDPDNDYAQVKAADLYPYFRPIEVAEGTRAVIRGHEVIMAGSNNYLGLTNHPRVVEAAQQAIADYGTGCTGSRFLNGTLDLHLELEQRLAEFMGKDACVLFSTGYMTNQGVIQSVASKGDLIFSDKDNHACIVAGTQASLAETVRYRHDNMRHLRLLLEKYAEERPDAGKIIVTDGVFSMNGTLAKVPELVDLANEFGAALMLDDAHAIGVVGEGGRGSASAFGLMDEVDLVTGTFSKSFASLGGFAVGSESVTEYIRHSASTHIFSASMPPANVATVLACLDILIEEPERLARLDEISNYMRAGFRDLGFNVWTSQTPIIPVVVGDMMTCFQFWHDLLDEGVFVNAVVPPAVPKGQALMRTSYMATHTNEELDFILDAFKRIGLRYGVIGANGSNGVNGHHDD; from the coding sequence GTGGAGAAATCCGCCGCCGCCGAGCGGGCGGCCGAGCGCAACAGCCGCTCCATCTTCGACAAGACCCGCCGGTTCTTCGATCCGGACAACGACTACGCCCAGGTCAAAGCCGCCGATCTCTACCCCTACTTCCGCCCCATCGAGGTGGCGGAGGGCACGCGGGCCGTCATCCGCGGGCACGAGGTCATTATGGCCGGGTCGAACAACTACCTCGGCCTGACGAACCACCCGCGCGTCGTCGAAGCCGCGCAGCAGGCGATTGCCGACTACGGAACGGGCTGCACCGGCAGCCGCTTCCTCAACGGCACGCTCGACCTCCACCTGGAGTTGGAGCAACGCCTCGCCGAGTTCATGGGGAAGGACGCCTGCGTCCTCTTCTCGACGGGCTACATGACGAACCAGGGCGTCATCCAGAGCGTCGCGTCGAAGGGCGACCTGATCTTCTCGGACAAGGACAACCACGCCTGCATCGTCGCCGGCACGCAGGCCAGCCTCGCCGAGACTGTCCGGTACCGCCACGACAACATGCGCCACCTCCGGCTCCTCCTCGAGAAGTACGCCGAGGAGCGGCCCGACGCCGGCAAGATCATCGTCACCGACGGCGTGTTCTCGATGAACGGGACGCTCGCCAAAGTGCCCGAGTTGGTCGACCTCGCGAACGAGTTCGGCGCAGCGCTCATGCTCGACGACGCGCACGCGATCGGCGTCGTCGGCGAGGGCGGGCGCGGCTCGGCCAGCGCCTTCGGGCTGATGGACGAAGTGGACCTCGTGACGGGCACGTTCTCGAAGAGCTTCGCCTCGCTCGGCGGCTTCGCCGTCGGCTCCGAGTCCGTCACCGAATACATCCGCCACTCGGCCAGCACCCACATCTTCAGCGCCTCGATGCCTCCGGCGAACGTGGCGACGGTCCTCGCCTGCCTCGACATCCTGATCGAGGAGCCCGAGCGGCTCGCTCGCCTCGACGAGATCTCGAACTACATGCGCGCCGGCTTCCGCGACCTCGGCTTCAACGTGTGGACGAGCCAGACGCCGATCATCCCCGTCGTCGTCGGCGACATGATGACGTGCTTCCAGTTCTGGCACGACCTCCTCGACGAGGGCGTGTTCGTCAACGCCGTCGTCCCGCCCGCCGTGCCGAAGGGGCAGGCCCTCATGCGGACGAGCTACATGGCGACGCACACGAACGAGGAGCTCGACTTCATCCTCGACGCGTTCAAGCGCATCGGCCTCCGCTACGGCGTCATCGGCGCGAACGGCAGCAACGGCGTCAATGGGCACCACGACGACTGA
- a CDS encoding glycosyltransferase family protein: MARILYALNGQGRGHTSRALGVAHTLRQRGHDVLFCCGADAADRLRRQGEFVLDVPAPAELVRGNRVRLLATAWQNAPLAVRTPEIVEALTERIDDLDPDLVVADFEPFAPRAARRLGLPVVALSHQQILTETRCHVPLRYAASAALTRLGIGVMAPRGLFDRVVVPSFFFPPHRAGSDAALVPPILRPDVLDAAPRRGAHLLVYVNHPEGSDRLLDVLRRVDAPFVVYNVPAPADSAAYPNLTFRAASRRGFVDDLAACRAVVSTAGFTLLSEALHLGKPVLAAPNRGFFEQAVNALYLRRSGRGDAVLGRLTAPAIERFLRVLPPVAGGGPLGNALAADHIEAVCPRRTFALAS, from the coding sequence GTGGCTCGCATCCTCTACGCGCTCAACGGGCAGGGCCGCGGCCATACGTCCCGCGCGCTCGGCGTCGCCCACACCCTCCGCCAGCGCGGACACGACGTCCTCTTCTGCTGCGGTGCCGACGCCGCCGACCGCCTACGCCGGCAGGGCGAATTCGTGCTCGACGTCCCCGCCCCCGCCGAACTCGTCCGCGGCAACCGCGTCCGCCTCCTCGCGACGGCGTGGCAGAACGCGCCGCTCGCCGTCCGCACGCCCGAGATTGTGGAGGCCCTCACCGAGCGGATCGACGACCTCGACCCCGACCTCGTCGTGGCCGACTTCGAGCCGTTCGCCCCGCGCGCGGCCCGGCGGCTCGGCCTTCCGGTCGTGGCGCTCAGCCACCAGCAGATTCTAACCGAGACGCGCTGCCACGTCCCGTTACGTTACGCCGCGAGCGCCGCGCTCACCCGGCTCGGTATCGGCGTGATGGCTCCGCGCGGGCTGTTCGACCGCGTCGTCGTGCCGTCGTTTTTCTTTCCGCCGCATCGGGCGGGCAGCGACGCCGCGCTCGTCCCGCCGATCCTCCGGCCCGACGTGCTCGACGCCGCGCCGCGTCGGGGCGCGCACCTCCTCGTCTACGTCAACCACCCCGAGGGCTCCGACCGCCTGCTCGACGTGTTGCGCCGCGTGGACGCGCCGTTCGTGGTCTACAACGTGCCCGCGCCCGCAGACTCAGCAGCCTACCCGAACCTCACCTTCCGCGCAGCGTCGCGCCGGGGGTTCGTCGACGACCTCGCGGCGTGCCGCGCCGTCGTCAGCACGGCCGGGTTCACCCTCCTCTCCGAAGCGCTCCACCTCGGTAAGCCCGTGCTCGCAGCGCCGAACCGGGGGTTCTTCGAGCAAGCCGTCAACGCCCTCTACCTCCGCCGCTCCGGGCGGGGCGATGCCGTGCTCGGCCGCCTCACCGCACCGGCGATCGAGCGGTTTCTGCGTGTGCTGCCTCCCGTCGCAGGGGGCGGGCCGCTCGGGAACGCCCTCGCCGCCGATCACATTGAAGCGGTCTGCCCGCGCCGCACCTTCGCTCTCGCCTCGTGA
- a CDS encoding DUF5683 domain-containing protein: protein MSSTSCWSGRVRRAALLLTLALCHAAAAQPVTAPDTVATSPVVVGTTEALPPLAPLPLAPKTALRRSLLVPGWGQVSNGDYVRAGVAVAAVSGLVTLAVVNHVRTVRYRRAAIYADCDTGTTVPPGTCDGFEQFEDEWIAIGMLPAASSRALRDASRRDRDFSILLSGLAYALQALDAYVSAHLADFDVSEDLSIHLAPTPTGATASLRWNF, encoded by the coding sequence GTGTCCTCGACCTCCTGCTGGAGCGGTAGGGTGCGCCGCGCGGCGCTGCTGCTGACCCTGGCCCTCTGCCACGCGGCTGCGGCGCAGCCCGTCACCGCGCCGGATACGGTCGCCACGTCGCCCGTGGTCGTGGGCACGACAGAGGCGCTGCCGCCCCTCGCCCCACTTCCGCTCGCGCCGAAGACCGCGCTCCGGCGCAGCCTGCTCGTCCCCGGCTGGGGCCAGGTCTCGAACGGCGATTACGTCAGAGCGGGCGTAGCCGTGGCCGCGGTCAGCGGGCTCGTCACGCTCGCCGTCGTCAACCACGTGCGGACCGTGCGCTACCGCCGCGCCGCCATCTACGCCGACTGCGACACCGGCACGACCGTGCCGCCCGGCACGTGCGACGGCTTCGAGCAGTTCGAGGACGAGTGGATCGCGATCGGGATGCTGCCCGCCGCGTCGAGCCGGGCGCTCCGCGACGCCAGCCGCCGCGACCGCGACTTCTCGATCCTGCTCTCCGGCCTCGCCTACGCCCTCCAAGCGCTCGACGCCTATGTCAGCGCCCACCTCGCCGACTTCGACGTGAGCGAGGACCTGTCGATCCATCTCGCCCCGACGCCGACCGGCGCGACGGCCTCGCTGCGATGGAATTTCTGA
- a CDS encoding ParB/RepB/Spo0J family partition protein, with protein sequence MATKKAALGKGLSALLPSTSERSEDAREGQASGPKLYNFEDRVRLLGRVAELDVEAIRPNPYQPRETFNEQALDELAASISQLGIIQPITVRSLGDSRFEIISGERRLRAAKRAGLTRVPAYVREADTEAMLEMAIVENIQRENLNPVEVALGYFRLIDECGLTQEEVAKKVSKNRSTVANTLRLLRLPPPVLASLRDGTLTSGHARMLVSIEDDDAQLELYREIVANELSVRQVEQLIREYRKRLDAADAPAEDAVENATEAVTTPSRDALQLREFTGALRDRLSTQVKIRHKDSGSGKIEIEYYSQDDLERVLDLLLER encoded by the coding sequence ATGGCGACGAAGAAAGCAGCGCTCGGCAAAGGACTCAGCGCGTTGCTCCCCTCCACCTCGGAGCGGAGCGAGGACGCGCGCGAAGGCCAGGCCTCCGGCCCGAAGCTCTACAACTTCGAGGACCGCGTCCGCCTGCTCGGCCGCGTCGCCGAGCTCGATGTGGAGGCGATCCGGCCGAACCCGTACCAGCCGCGCGAGACGTTCAACGAGCAGGCCCTCGACGAGCTCGCCGCGTCGATCAGCCAGCTCGGCATCATCCAGCCGATCACCGTCCGCTCCCTCGGCGACAGCCGGTTCGAGATCATCTCGGGCGAGCGCCGCCTCCGTGCCGCTAAGCGCGCCGGGCTCACGCGTGTGCCGGCCTACGTCCGCGAGGCCGACACCGAGGCGATGCTGGAGATGGCGATCGTCGAGAACATCCAGCGCGAGAACCTCAACCCCGTCGAGGTGGCCCTCGGCTACTTCCGCCTCATCGACGAGTGCGGGCTGACGCAGGAGGAGGTCGCCAAGAAGGTCAGCAAGAACCGCTCGACGGTGGCGAACACGCTCCGCCTCCTCCGCCTCCCGCCGCCCGTCCTCGCCTCGCTCCGCGACGGCACGCTGACGTCGGGCCACGCTCGGATGCTCGTCTCGATCGAGGACGACGACGCCCAGCTCGAGCTCTACCGCGAGATCGTGGCCAACGAGCTTTCCGTCCGGCAGGTGGAGCAGCTCATCCGCGAGTACCGCAAGCGGCTCGACGCCGCCGACGCCCCGGCCGAGGACGCCGTCGAGAATGCCACCGAGGCCGTGACGACGCCCAGCCGCGACGCCCTCCAGCTCCGCGAGTTCACGGGGGCTCTCCGCGACCGGCTGAGCACGCAGGTCAAGATCCGCCACAAGGACAGCGGGAGCGGCAAGATCGAGATCGAGTACTACTCGCAGGACGACCTCGAGCGTGTCCTCGACCTCCTGCTGGAGCGGTAG
- a CDS encoding AAA family ATPase, which yields MGKVIAVANQKGGVGKTTTAVNLASSLAATEHPTLLLDIDPQANGTSAVGVDQRAVELSTYEVLTGDTSLEDAVCQTEMPFLDVVPSHINLVGAEIEMIDVMERERVLKRAITNARRKYDFVVIDCPPSLGLLTLNALTAADSVVIPVQCEYFALEGLGQLLNTVKIVRQHLNPGLEIEGVLLTMYDSRLRLSKQVAAEVRRYFGDKVFKTVIQRNVRLSEAPSFGKPVLLYEATSIGARNYIGLAKEVITANKTYLQQEEAGARRPNGPVAAGLRAGNGTAAHPTAGPVVPAVVPQPSGDLDSVLHSDSPSR from the coding sequence ATGGGGAAGGTTATCGCGGTAGCGAACCAGAAAGGCGGGGTCGGGAAAACCACGACCGCCGTGAACCTCGCCTCGTCCCTCGCGGCTACGGAGCACCCCACGCTGCTCCTCGACATCGACCCACAGGCTAACGGCACGTCCGCCGTCGGCGTGGACCAGCGCGCCGTCGAGCTCTCGACGTACGAGGTCCTCACGGGCGACACCTCGCTCGAAGACGCCGTCTGCCAGACGGAGATGCCGTTCCTCGACGTCGTCCCGAGCCACATCAACCTCGTCGGCGCGGAGATCGAGATGATCGACGTGATGGAGCGCGAGCGCGTGCTGAAGCGGGCCATCACGAACGCCCGCCGGAAGTACGACTTCGTCGTTATCGACTGCCCGCCGTCGCTCGGCCTCCTCACGCTCAACGCCCTCACCGCTGCCGACTCGGTCGTGATCCCCGTGCAGTGCGAGTACTTCGCGCTCGAAGGGCTCGGCCAGTTGCTCAACACGGTGAAGATCGTCCGCCAGCACCTCAACCCCGGTCTTGAGATCGAAGGCGTGCTCCTGACGATGTACGACTCGCGGCTGCGCCTCTCGAAGCAGGTCGCCGCCGAGGTCCGCCGCTACTTCGGCGACAAGGTGTTCAAGACCGTCATCCAGCGGAACGTCCGGCTCAGCGAGGCCCCGAGCTTCGGCAAGCCGGTGCTGCTCTACGAGGCGACCTCGATCGGCGCGCGCAACTACATCGGCCTCGCCAAAGAGGTGATCACCGCGAACAAGACGTACCTCCAGCAAGAGGAGGCGGGGGCGCGGCGCCCGAACGGCCCCGTCGCAGCGGGCCTGCGCGCGGGGAACGGCACGGCGGCGCACCCGACGGCCGGCCCCGTCGTCCCGGCGGTCGTGCCGCAGCCCAGCGGTGACCTCGACTCCGTCCTCCACTCCGACTCCCCCTCGCGGTAA
- a CDS encoding ATP-dependent helicase has product MARRFVLKKEPELAAPSTLTIDYAGELNEQQHAAATAGDGPVLIVAGAGTGKTRTLVYRVAYLIETGTPPEGILLLTFTRRAAREMLGRAALLLDGRCERVRGGTFHAFCLQILRRWAEAVGYPKNFTILDAVDAADVIDVLRSERGLHLSKKRFPKKRTLQGIYSAAANRSLDLADVLEQTYPQFLIHLDEIEDLGRAFTDYKRRHGLVDYDDLLALTVRLLESDDAVRAKVAGACRYVLVDEYQDTNRLQARLVELFASVHGNVTAVGDDAQSIYRFRGADVGNILAFPEVFPGTRLYKLEQNYRSTQPILDLANHVLRRAKRKYEKELYTEREGGEKPALVAAPDDRWQSRFVCQLLLQLREEGTALNRMAVLFRSGYNSYDLEVELDRRRIPFVKFGGLKLTEAAHIKDVVAHLRVAENPLDVVAWNRVLKLIEGIGPKTARELVDWVLAADDPFALDAPAVSPRYAERVRHLGETLQRMRAAGVTLPAQIELLLQYYQPLLERVYFEDFGKRAQDLESFAGIAEGQGSRATFLESLALDPIDLTATDVEGTHKDEPPLILSTIHSAKGLEFDTVFLIQALDGILPSQYAVKDDAELDEELRLLYVALTRAETNLFVSYPTVQYQRRSGDFFTNPSRFLADVPEKLLEPWTLAEDEDSEPAVLEAPAPPRLPPARRDTSDGLPF; this is encoded by the coding sequence GTGGCCCGCCGTTTCGTTCTCAAGAAAGAGCCCGAGCTCGCCGCCCCGTCGACCCTGACGATCGACTACGCGGGCGAACTCAACGAGCAGCAGCACGCGGCGGCGACGGCGGGCGACGGGCCGGTGCTGATCGTGGCGGGCGCGGGGACGGGGAAGACGCGCACGCTCGTCTACCGCGTGGCCTACCTCATCGAGACGGGGACGCCGCCCGAGGGCATCCTGCTGCTGACGTTCACGCGCCGCGCCGCACGCGAGATGCTCGGCCGCGCCGCGCTCCTCCTCGACGGTCGCTGCGAGCGCGTGCGCGGCGGGACGTTCCACGCCTTCTGCCTCCAGATCCTCCGCCGCTGGGCCGAGGCGGTGGGCTACCCGAAGAACTTCACGATCCTCGACGCCGTCGACGCCGCGGATGTGATCGACGTGCTGCGGTCCGAGCGCGGGCTGCACCTCTCGAAGAAGCGGTTCCCGAAGAAGCGCACGCTGCAGGGCATCTACTCCGCCGCCGCGAATCGCAGTCTCGACCTCGCGGACGTGCTCGAACAGACGTACCCGCAGTTCCTCATCCACCTCGACGAGATCGAAGACCTCGGCCGTGCCTTCACCGACTACAAGCGACGGCACGGGCTCGTGGACTATGACGACCTCCTCGCCCTCACCGTCCGCCTTTTGGAGAGCGACGACGCCGTACGGGCGAAGGTTGCGGGCGCGTGCCGGTACGTACTCGTCGACGAGTACCAGGACACGAACCGGCTGCAGGCCCGGCTCGTCGAACTCTTCGCGAGCGTGCACGGGAATGTCACCGCCGTCGGCGACGACGCGCAGAGCATCTACCGCTTTCGCGGCGCGGATGTGGGCAACATCCTCGCCTTCCCCGAGGTCTTCCCCGGCACGCGGCTCTACAAGCTGGAGCAGAACTACCGCTCGACGCAGCCCATCCTCGACCTCGCCAACCACGTCCTCCGCCGCGCGAAGCGGAAGTACGAGAAGGAACTGTACACCGAGCGCGAGGGTGGCGAGAAGCCCGCGCTCGTCGCCGCGCCCGACGACCGCTGGCAGAGCCGGTTCGTGTGCCAGCTCCTGCTCCAACTGCGCGAGGAGGGGACCGCGCTGAACCGGATGGCCGTCCTCTTTCGCAGCGGCTACAACTCGTACGACCTCGAAGTCGAGCTCGACCGGCGACGGATCCCGTTCGTGAAGTTCGGCGGGCTGAAGCTGACCGAGGCGGCGCACATCAAAGACGTGGTCGCGCACCTCCGCGTGGCGGAGAATCCGCTCGACGTCGTCGCGTGGAACCGTGTGCTGAAGCTGATTGAGGGCATCGGGCCGAAGACGGCGCGCGAACTCGTCGACTGGGTGCTGGCGGCCGACGACCCGTTCGCGCTCGACGCCCCGGCCGTCTCGCCGCGCTACGCCGAGCGCGTCCGCCACTTGGGCGAGACGCTCCAGCGGATGCGCGCCGCCGGCGTCACGCTCCCCGCGCAGATCGAACTCCTCCTCCAGTATTACCAGCCGCTCCTGGAGCGGGTCTACTTCGAGGACTTCGGGAAGCGGGCGCAGGACCTGGAGAGCTTCGCCGGGATCGCCGAAGGGCAAGGCTCGCGCGCCACCTTCCTCGAATCGCTCGCGCTCGACCCCATCGACCTCACGGCGACGGACGTGGAGGGCACGCACAAAGACGAGCCGCCGCTCATCCTCTCGACGATCCACAGCGCCAAGGGGCTGGAGTTCGACACCGTCTTTTTGATCCAGGCGCTCGACGGCATCCTCCCGAGCCAGTACGCCGTGAAAGACGATGCCGAGCTCGACGAGGAACTGCGCCTGCTCTACGTCGCTCTCACGCGGGCCGAGACGAACCTCTTCGTGAGCTACCCGACCGTGCAGTACCAGCGCCGGAGCGGCGACTTCTTCACGAACCCGAGTCGTTTCCTCGCGGATGTGCCCGAGAAGCTGCTGGAGCCGTGGACGCTCGCTGAGGACGAAGACAGCGAGCCCGCTGTACTCGAAGCGCCCGCGCCGCCACGCCTCCCGCCCGCGCGCCGCGACACGAGCGACGGGCTCCCGTTTTAG
- a CDS encoding GNAT family N-acetyltransferase — translation MLPASTAPVPPPAAVQTTTDTIQIDLVGMASLPTIQRLNHTVFGEARVINQLDRRDLLMFLASVGGEPVGFKVGYGLTRTTFYSAKGGVLEPWRGRGVARALLHAMEAEVRRLGYPRFAYDTFPNMHPGMTVLGLREGFEVTAAGYNATYQDYRIRFEKAL, via the coding sequence ATGCTACCGGCGTCCACCGCTCCCGTCCCGCCGCCCGCTGCCGTGCAGACCACCACCGACACCATTCAGATCGACCTCGTGGGGATGGCGTCCCTCCCGACGATCCAGCGGCTGAACCACACCGTGTTCGGCGAGGCGCGCGTCATCAATCAACTCGACCGGCGGGACTTGCTGATGTTTCTGGCCTCCGTCGGCGGCGAGCCCGTCGGGTTCAAAGTCGGCTACGGGCTGACGCGGACGACGTTTTACAGCGCGAAGGGCGGCGTGTTGGAGCCGTGGCGCGGGCGCGGGGTGGCGCGGGCGCTGCTCCACGCGATGGAGGCGGAGGTGCGGCGGCTCGGCTACCCGCGCTTCGCCTACGACACGTTCCCGAACATGCATCCCGGCATGACCGTCCTCGGCCTCCGCGAGGGCTTCGAGGTCACCGCCGCGGGCTACAACGCGACGTACCAGGACTACCGCATCCGGTTCGAGAAAGCACTGTAG
- a CDS encoding ABC transporter permease, whose protein sequence is MPAALLEFVEGLRIAVRAIWANRLRAILTTLGIIIGIVSVTAMFTTINGIERGLDRSMAMLGTNVLSVSKQPQTFENDWWKYTNRPAITQDVAERIRQHSRYAVAVAPTTGTVRGVQYEDRQLSTVFVRASTPDIAEINNLDLSAGRFFGETEQRAARNVCIIGQEVAEALFFNESPIGKRIRVGGTRFEVIGVLEEQGKFLGLISFDNQVLMPLSAFEKAFGLSEWRQISIEVKVDAAENMEAARDELTGIVRTARQLDPMEEDNFAINRQDAFETQIAGVKGAIYGVGLFLTGLALLVGGIGVMNIMFVSVRERTREIGIRKAVGASRRAILTQFLLEAIIVCMIGGLIGVLISTGITYLINLVFTAVLSPGTVVLAFGICVGIGILFGFIPAWAAARSRPIDALRYE, encoded by the coding sequence TTGCCCGCCGCGCTCCTCGAATTCGTCGAAGGCCTCCGCATCGCCGTCCGCGCGATCTGGGCCAACCGGCTCCGCGCCATCCTCACCACGCTCGGCATCATCATCGGCATCGTCTCGGTGACGGCGATGTTCACCACCATCAACGGGATCGAGCGCGGGCTCGACCGCTCGATGGCGATGCTCGGGACGAACGTGCTCTCGGTGAGCAAGCAGCCGCAGACGTTCGAGAACGACTGGTGGAAGTACACAAACCGCCCGGCCATCACGCAGGACGTCGCCGAGCGCATCCGGCAGCACTCGCGTTACGCCGTCGCCGTGGCCCCGACGACGGGCACCGTCCGCGGCGTGCAGTACGAGGACCGGCAGCTCTCGACCGTCTTCGTCCGCGCCTCCACGCCCGACATCGCCGAGATCAACAACCTCGACCTCAGCGCGGGGCGATTCTTCGGCGAGACCGAGCAGCGCGCGGCGCGCAACGTCTGCATCATCGGGCAGGAGGTGGCCGAGGCGCTGTTCTTCAACGAGTCACCCATCGGCAAGCGGATCCGCGTCGGAGGGACGCGCTTCGAGGTGATCGGCGTGCTCGAGGAGCAGGGCAAGTTCCTCGGGTTGATCTCGTTCGACAACCAGGTGCTCATGCCGCTCTCGGCCTTCGAGAAGGCGTTCGGGCTGAGCGAGTGGCGCCAGATCTCGATCGAGGTGAAAGTGGACGCCGCCGAGAACATGGAGGCGGCCCGCGACGAGCTGACGGGCATCGTGCGGACGGCGCGCCAGCTCGACCCGATGGAGGAGGACAACTTCGCCATCAACCGACAAGATGCGTTCGAGACGCAGATTGCCGGGGTGAAGGGGGCGATCTACGGCGTCGGGCTCTTCCTCACTGGGCTCGCGCTCCTCGTCGGCGGCATCGGCGTGATGAACATCATGTTCGTGAGCGTGCGCGAGCGGACCCGCGAGATCGGGATCCGCAAAGCCGTCGGGGCGTCGCGGCGGGCGATCCTCACGCAGTTCCTGCTCGAAGCTATCATCGTGTGCATGATCGGCGGGCTCATCGGCGTGCTGATCTCGACGGGCATCACCTACCTCATCAACCTCGTGTTCACGGCCGTGCTCTCGCCGGGGACCGTCGTGCTCGCCTTCGGGATCTGCGTCGGCATCGGCATCCTCTTCGGGTTCATCCCGGCGTGGGCCGCCGCTCGCAGCCGCCCCATCGATGCCCTCCGCTACGAATAA
- a CDS encoding ABC transporter permease, with translation MLLFEYLRMAWESLRSNKLRSMLTLLGIVIGVFSVIAAVTAVQVIEVYFNDTFRGMGANTFYVSKVGGGFSIGPRDRSLRNRPDLTYEDMEMLRRRAQLPLSIAPDGSFDRTRVSYGGEETDPTVGLRGVNQDWAVNNGFEIEEGRFITEDDVRYARAVVVLGSPIVKRLFDVEQAVGKTVRIAGRRYRVVGTFKEKGAFLGDSPDNHVMAPITRLFAVYGEPDRNISYDVRAPSPQMLQATIDEITGHLRVIRKVRPQDENNFDVVTNDALKGPMESFTQYLTLGGAGIGLIALLAAGIGIMNIMLVSVTERTKEIGIRKALGATRQDVLRQFLLEAVFLCQIGGLLGILLGVVGGNVLAFTFDLRPTFPWAWAMMGVVGVTVIALVFGVYPAYKAARLNPIDALRYE, from the coding sequence GTGCTCCTCTTCGAATACCTCCGCATGGCGTGGGAGTCGCTCCGCAGCAACAAGCTCCGGAGCATGCTGACGCTCCTCGGCATCGTGATCGGCGTGTTCTCGGTGATCGCGGCCGTGACGGCGGTGCAGGTGATCGAGGTCTACTTCAACGACACGTTCCGGGGGATGGGCGCGAACACGTTCTACGTCTCCAAAGTCGGCGGCGGCTTCTCGATCGGCCCGCGCGACCGCAGCCTCCGCAACCGGCCGGACCTCACGTACGAGGACATGGAGATGCTCCGCCGCCGCGCCCAGCTCCCGCTCTCGATCGCGCCCGACGGGTCGTTCGACCGAACGCGGGTGAGCTACGGCGGGGAGGAGACGGACCCGACGGTGGGCCTGCGCGGCGTCAATCAGGACTGGGCCGTCAACAACGGTTTCGAGATCGAAGAGGGCAGGTTCATTACGGAGGACGACGTCCGCTACGCCCGCGCCGTCGTCGTGCTCGGCTCGCCGATCGTAAAGCGGCTGTTCGACGTCGAGCAGGCCGTCGGCAAGACGGTGCGGATCGCAGGGCGGCGCTACCGCGTCGTCGGCACCTTCAAAGAGAAGGGAGCCTTCCTCGGCGACTCGCCCGACAACCACGTGATGGCCCCGATCACGCGGCTGTTCGCCGTCTACGGCGAGCCCGACCGCAACATCTCGTACGACGTCCGCGCGCCCAGTCCGCAGATGTTGCAGGCCACGATCGACGAGATCACGGGCCACCTCCGCGTGATCCGCAAGGTCCGGCCGCAGGACGAGAACAACTTCGACGTGGTGACGAACGACGCGCTGAAGGGGCCGATGGAGTCGTTCACGCAGTACCTCACGCTCGGCGGCGCGGGGATCGGGCTGATCGCGCTCCTCGCCGCTGGCATCGGGATCATGAACATCATGCTCGTGAGCGTGACCGAGCGGACGAAGGAGATCGGCATCCGCAAGGCGCTCGGGGCGACGCGGCAAGACGTGCTCCGGCAGTTCCTGCTCGAAGCCGTCTTCCTGTGCCAGATCGGCGGCCTGCTCGGCATCCTGCTCGGGGTCGTCGGCGGGAATGTGCTCGCCTTCACCTTCGACCTCCGCCCGACGTTCCCGTGGGCGTGGGCGATGATGGGCGTCGTTGGCGTGACGGTCATCGCGCTCGTCTTTGGCGTGTACCCGGCGTACAAAGCCGCCCGGCTCAACCCCATCGACGCGCTCCGCTACGAATAG
- the rpiA gene encoding ribose-5-phosphate isomerase RpiA, whose translation MTTDQQQAKQIVGRAAAEFVEDGMRLGLGTGSTTAYALEAIGHRIAEEGVHVVGVPTSFAAERLARQYGIPLATLDDVDGLDLALDGADEVATDADGAIHLVKGRGAALTREKVVAAAADRFVVLVDPSKEVERLGATMPVPVEVLPFALAPVERALRGLGGEPALRMGQKKDGPVVTDQGFWILDTTFDPIADPAALGVAIHAIPGVLDHGLFVAMATDVLVGEPGGEVRHQRSASR comes from the coding sequence ATGACCACGGACCAACAGCAGGCCAAGCAAATCGTCGGGCGCGCTGCCGCCGAGTTCGTCGAGGACGGGATGCGCCTCGGCCTCGGCACGGGCTCGACGACGGCCTACGCGCTCGAAGCCATCGGCCATCGCATCGCGGAGGAAGGGGTGCACGTGGTCGGCGTCCCGACCTCGTTCGCCGCCGAGCGGCTCGCCCGGCAGTACGGCATCCCGCTCGCCACCCTCGACGATGTGGACGGGCTCGACCTCGCGCTCGACGGGGCCGACGAGGTGGCGACGGATGCGGACGGCGCGATCCACCTCGTGAAAGGGCGCGGTGCGGCGCTGACGCGCGAAAAAGTCGTCGCCGCAGCGGCGGACCGATTCGTCGTGCTCGTCGACCCCTCGAAGGAGGTGGAACGGCTCGGGGCGACGATGCCGGTACCGGTCGAGGTGCTCCCCTTCGCGCTCGCGCCGGTCGAACGTGCCCTCCGCGGGCTCGGCGGCGAGCCCGCGTTACGGATGGGACAGAAGAAGGACGGTCCCGTCGTCACCGATCAGGGGTTCTGGATTCTCGACACCACGTTCGACCCCATCGCCGATCCGGCCGCTCTCGGCGTGGCGATCCACGCGATCCCCGGCGTGCTCGACCACGGCCTGTTCGTTGCGATGGCGACGGACGTGCTCGTCGGCGAGCCAGGCGGTGAAGTTCGGCACCAGCGGTCGGCATCGAGGTAG